In Triplophysa dalaica isolate WHDGS20190420 chromosome 19, ASM1584641v1, whole genome shotgun sequence, the sequence ATATGGCATTCTTGAGTGCGTTAATATCCTTTCAATGACCAATACCATGAAGACGCTACTATTTATCTTCTATCAGTCCTTCATTGTTTCCTGTGGTGTTGTTTTGCAGGACTGATGATGTCACCAAGGCCTTTCTGACTCTTGTGACAGATGAGAGCAAGGAAGGAGAAGTGATTTTCGTTGATACGGATGGTGTTAAAACCGTTCCCCCTCCTGGACGTCCCAGCCAACAGTAGCCAAACAGCTTCTGATTCATTGGCCTCGTGTTTAGAAATCTAATGTGGCTTTATGTGTTCGGATGTATATGAGACGATGGGTTAGCATTTGAGCTTGAGTTGTCTGCTTATCATGATTTTAAGAATAAAAGATCTCAAGCCCAGAAGagctgaaatgaaaagaaatgagatCTGCTTTATTCATTTCAGTGATTATGAAGTAACACAGTATACGATCATGGATTAATATATTGATGTCACTAATACAAatctttacaataaaaatattgattagaCTCAGTGTTCactgtcattttgttttaatgcataatataatctaaattaattcatttcaattaatCTTAATCTAGTTGAATTCAAAATTGATTAAAGTGAATCTTCCTTTAAATAGGACGCTAAAGTGTAATTTTACTCTTTTTAAACAACTATAAACAACAATTTTCTTCTGAAACTAACATGTGAACACATGTAGTGATGTACTCTTCAATcttaaaattcattttcaaatccCTTAAATTTCTTTCTATTCTTTCTTTCTAAATCTATTAAAATGTCTGTTGGTTTTTTTCCAGTTTTAGTATCAAAAACAGAAGGACATGtgttaagtttgtgtttatgttcttggagccggcagtcgaccgtgaggtggctattgtttgtttattttgattaaagtttcttaaaatgtttgccggttcccgcctcattccttccctactttgaactgtattacatACTTtactaaatctaaaataaaacactatcttaaaaactaataaaaaaattgaaatattttctcagaaataaattaatttcatatagcaacataaaaaaagaagacaaaagcatataacaaaatttaaataaactaaaacaaaactattataGCTATAAAAAGAATACATAAATCTTTTTGGTTCCATAacgaaccattcagtcaaaggttatTTAACCTAATATCTCTTTCTGGGCCTTGTTTTTGAGAAACTGTCCTTATGCAGGTTCTCACGGTATCATCTTGAGAAAATTACCAGCACATACAGTATTTCTCAGCAATGACAGtgtttgacagaatttattttgtaatgatgtgtaattatgaaattaaacaaatatcacATTTTGAATAACTATATCACACGGACAATTAGGTGAGCTCATCTGATAAAACATTGCGTTAGGAGCACAAAAGGTTGTGGTCTGATCCATGGAACACGTGATAAAAATTGAATACCTTGCATGCAatataagttgctttgaatacatgtatgccaaatgcattaattgtAAAGTATCTAAATACAGAAGAGTGGGGTTTTGTGCTCGGAGCTCTTTAAGTAAACGGATTCATCAAACAGTATCACACTGCTGTGGGGATAATAATATCTGGCTGTGTGCCTGActgataaaacattactttaattATTACTATTAGCATTCCACGAATTACTAAGATGTCAGTTTCCCATGTGTATGTGCTATGGGTATTATGGATATTTCAGACTTGTTTTGATAGATGTGATCAGATAGAAGAACAATGGCTGAAAGATAAGTGAGGCGTCCTTGACAcagcaaaataacatttcttaaagaacaaataattgtgttttctaATCAAAACCcttttaatatatacagtatacatacatatacattacataaagaccatttcaaattttcatttaatcagcatttctaaatgttgaaaagttcaatatatatatactgctATACAGATAAAAGAATGCTTCTTTAAGGAGAACAGTTACTTTTTCcctcaaaatatttaataaaacaatgaatattgcagtaacatcaacatcaatattaagaacattttataaTAGGTCATCCCACTTTATTTAGCATTTCAACTGTAATCTATGTGTCAGCAAGGTTACCACGATTCTATTCattaactttaaaaacacaatcaatCTTTTTTGTAGTACTTTTGATTTTGTATGCCCATATTTGTTTAGAACGGAGCAAAACTAGCCATGCACTTTAGATGGATATGATGTAGGCATTTTCAACAGCAAGATCAACACCCTTATCTACAATATTAAAATCctgacaacaatattttctttaatagtctttaaaatgtagttatttTAGACTGGCAGCTAATTAGCTAACAAGCCAGCTAATATTAAAATCAGTGTTCTAACACCTTGTGTGGTAGCCTTCATTGTTATAAGAGGTAGTCTATCTCATCCACCACATGGCCTGCTTTGATGGAATCGGTCACCCACGATTCCCGAACGATTTTGAACTTCTTCCTATATAGACGCCTTAGCGTCTTCAAGTCCAAAATTCTTCCCTCATCATCTATTATGACATGCGAGATTCCCTCCTTCAGTTTCTCCACAACTGCACCACCATGAAATCTAAATTCTAAGGCTCGTGTGTCCAGACACGTACCCTTGATAAGCGTATGCGGATCTCCTAAATCAGAACACCGGTCAAAGTATGCACCGTAAGGCCTAAAAATGCTAGTGTGCAAGTCATCCCAAGAGTACTTTGCTTCCACTTGTGCCACAGACGAAACCTCAGCATCTACTTGTTCTATCCTTCCAAACACATCCCTGAGCAGCTGTTCATTCGTGTCGACGTAATAACTGTCTCCGTACTTATCGTACTCCTTTGCGAAGTGTTCCTTCGTGGGTGGTGACATGTGGATCATGTGACGCGGCTGCCACGGTACCACCTTCTTCTTTTCCAGACACTCCACGAGCCAGGCAGCCCAAACAACATCGTGCTGGTCTGAAGAGATGAGGTTCTTCACTCTCATGTTCTGGACGGCGGCAATCACGCAGTACGTGTCCCTTCCAGGGTTCTGAACGACGATACCTCCAGCGCGTGCCACGTACTTCTCCAGCTCCGCTTTGGAGCGCTCGTCATTCCCGTTGATGACGCAAAACTCCACCCCTTCGAACATATCGGTCTCTTTGGCGACGGCTGATAAATCCTGAGATCGGAAGTGGTCGATGATACAGATTGTCTTCTTGGGCCTGGCCACAACTTTACGCTTCTTCTTTTCAGGTTGACCCTCTTGGATGTGTAGATGTCGGGACGCAAGTTTTCCAGAAGCCTTGGAACGGTACTGACTGAGTTCGGTCAAGTTCATGCATTGGTGCCATTCCTTATCCTCTCGGATCCGTTCTATTCTGGGGAAGCGTAAGGTGCAGCTGGTCTTGTACATTTCACTGGAAACGATCTCCGCCGCTTTGACTTGTATGATGACGGAGTTTCGCGGTTCTATGTAAACCTCTGGCTTTTCCATTCCGCACAAGATAGACGCCGGAGGATGGTTTTTGTTGTAAATCTTCCAATGCTTGGCCAACTTCAGTCCGAGATCGTAAAGTTCTTTCAAAGTGTAGCCCGATCCGATGCGACAGAGCGTGTGGAACACTGTGGGCTTCTCCCCGGGACTCGGCTCCTCGGCCACGGCGCAAAGAAAATGCGACAACATTCCGCTTCTCCTGCCTTTCCCCCAGTAGCCACCCACTATGAGCAGATCCAGTTCATCCATCAGACCATCGACATATTCCGGTTTAATCTTCAGCCATTCTTTACCACGTTTATCGGGTTTGTATATAGACATCGGGTCCTTAACCATAATCCCCTCCTCCCGATTGTCAATGGCTTCGTTGAGAGCGTTCACCACTTCTTGCATTGTTTTCCCTTCGGATTTAGAAACCAGCTGGAAACGGCCTTTGATTGGGGTGAAGATGGTATGAAGAATTTCATAACGCTTCTTGAGGGGTTCGTTTGCA encodes:
- the lig4 gene encoding DNA ligase 4; this encodes MSSAMMEGSSKSDATTETSVAAQVPFINLCTVLEKIQKTKLRPDKSTILKDFIDSWRKFHAALHKGNTSTTDSFYPAMRLIVPPFERERMAYGIKESMLAKLYIDVLGLPKNGPEANKLLNYRAPTTSQGETGDFALTAYFVLKNRCTSKGNLSLKEVNDFLDSVAFNNASKQKDQVKKSLLQVITQSSALEQKWLIRMILKDMKLGISKETILKVFHSDAPEYYNVTTDLDKVCRQLHDPSVSLSEMSINLFSAFKPMLAAVANIGQIEKQMGNQPFYVETKLDGERIQLHKDGDVYKYYTRNSYEYTQQFGASPLEGSLTPYIHNIFKPHVVNCILDGEMMAYNPTTETFMQKGSKFDIKRLVDDSELQTCFCVFDVLLLNNGKFANEPLKKRYEILHTIFTPIKGRFQLVSKSEGKTMQEVVNALNEAIDNREEGIMVKDPMSIYKPDKRGKEWLKIKPEYVDGLMDELDLLIVGGYWGKGRRSGMLSHFLCAVAEEPSPGEKPTVFHTLCRIGSGYTLKELYDLGLKLAKHWKIYNKNHPPASILCGMEKPEVYIEPRNSVIIQVKAAEIVSSEMYKTSCTLRFPRIERIREDKEWHQCMNLTELSQYRSKASGKLASRHLHIQEGQPEKKKRKVVARPKKTICIIDHFRSQDLSAVAKETDMFEGVEFCVINGNDERSKAELEKYVARAGGIVVQNPGRDTYCVIAAVQNMRVKNLISSDQHDVVWAAWLVECLEKKKVVPWQPRHMIHMSPPTKEHFAKEYDKYGDSYYVDTNEQLLRDVFGRIEQVDAEVSSVAQVEAKYSWDDLHTSIFRPYGAYFDRCSDLGDPHTLIKGTCLDTRALEFRFHGGAVVEKLKEGISHVIIDDEGRILDLKTLRRLYRKKFKIVRESWVTDSIKAGHVVDEIDYLL